The stretch of DNA TGACATAAATGAAAAAGCCCGCTTAGTGCGGGCTTTGTTGATGTAATAATAAGTCTCCCTCTAGAATCAGATCAATTTTTTCTTGAGCTGAAGGAGAAAGGAATATTCTTTTTCCGCCCTTTGTTTTTCTATCTGCAGCAATTATGTGAAAAATTTGCATTGCCGAACTATCTTGAATTGGACCTTTACGTCTTTTATGGGTAGCTATAAGCGCAGAAATTTTTCTTTGAGTAGCTACAGAGAGTGTTCTTTTCTGTCTGCCCTTAGCGATGAGGCGGAAAATTTTAAAACATAGGTTTTTGCCATTATAGGGGGGGGTAATCTTGGTTGTCATTTTTTTCCTTTGTTATCCCTTTAAATGACCGTGGGTTCCTCCGGCTGCAGGTATCCTTTCCCACCTGTCAGACTCCTTATTGAAAGAGCAATAGAAGAATGGCCTGAGGTACATAACTTCTAATTTGATGAATATCTGTTTTGCTAATGCCAAATTTTTTAAGATTGCAGCAAATAGTAATAGAACGAGGCCAAACGGAATTGTTAAAGGTAATAACGGAATATTGAGCGCTATTATCTTTAAAATATCTTTTGTGTTTTCACTCATTATTTTTCCTTTCTCATCCCTTTAAAGGACCGTGGGTTCCGCCAGCTGATGGTATTATTTCCCATATTCCGTGTTTTTGTTAAAGTGGACAAGGAAAAATGGGGCGAAGAATTAGGATGATTATTCTAACAAGAAAGTTTTCAATAGAATTTATCATTGTTTCTCCTTTAGAGATCAGAATTTTTGCCACGCGTTCTTACTGTAGCTCGATTGCGTTTTTTTTCTTCTGGCGATATGGGATATCCATCAGAATCCGTGTCACCATGTTCATTTGTTTTAGCAAATGCTTCTGGGTTGCCAATAGGTGAATTAGGCGGTAGGTTTGCTTCTTCTAATCGCTTTACGATTTTTTTCCCTAAAGATTCTTTCTTAGCCATTTTACTCCTTTTGTTTTAAATGATAATGTGCAATATATTCTTATTCTAGCTTTTAAATTTAAAAAAGTCAAATAAAATGGCCGGTTTTAAAGCCGGCCGTTCTGAGGGGTGGATCACAACATTAGTTGATGGAGACCTCCATAAGTATTGTTTTGCGCATTTTACCCCCTTAAAAATACGCGGTTGGATTAGTGCTTCTCGTTTAACGAGAAGGGTGGATTGTAGATTTATACCGCTTGATTGAGAACTATATTGTCGTGGCTCAGCTACCAAATGGTGTGCCCGATTTTAGGATGAGCATTATACCTCCCAAATAGGGTTAAAAAGATCAAAATGGGTCTTTTCAGTAGCGAGATTAGTCACATACATATAAGCAAATACTTCGGCGTTGAACTGAAAAGACCCTGTCCAAGGATTTTAGCTCAACAAATCCATGACTGGAGGGTGGGTATTAAGCTATGGTGCGTAGGGCGTCCTTGGAATTCTTAGTCTCGGGGGAAGGGGTCAAAATAACCTCGCTGGGGTGATGGTTGTGTTAAGTGGGATTGTCAAACAGCCAGTTTTTCGAGATATAGTGTTAACGCCCAGCGAGGTCTTTATAATTAAAAAGAACAAAATTATTTTATATCTATAATATATAATTAATAAAAGAGAATGTCAAACAATTTTTTAAATATTTTTTTGTGGATAAAATGTTATTAGATATAATTGACATGATTTTTAGGCATGTTATAATATAATTTCAGTTAGCAGTCTCAAGCTTAGATTGCTAAATTAATTAGTTTAACATAATAAAAATATGTCATTACAACCATTACATGATCAAGTTATTATTAAACCCATCCAAGAAGATGAGGTGACTAAAGCTGGTTTGGTGTTACCAGATACAGCTGAAAAAGAAAAACCAGAAAAGGGCGAAGTTTTAGCAGTTGGTCCAGGTAAAATTTTAACCACCGGCCAACGAGCTGAAATGAGCGTTAAAGTTGGCGATCAAATTGTCTTTAAAAAATATTCTCCAGATGAAATTAAAATTGATGATCAAGAGGTTTATGTTATTCGAGATGAAGATATTATTGCCATTATTAAATAAAGATTAATAAATTAATAATTTAAATATACAATTATATGGCTAAACAAATTATTTTTGA from Patescibacteria group bacterium encodes:
- a CDS encoding co-chaperone GroES, which codes for MSLQPLHDQVIIKPIQEDEVTKAGLVLPDTAEKEKPEKGEVLAVGPGKILTTGQRAEMSVKVGDQIVFKKYSPDEIKIDDQEVYVIRDEDIIAIIK